The proteins below are encoded in one region of Haladaptatus sp. R4:
- a CDS encoding RPA family protein, which yields MSGAPTREVARRTFAAEFNDANYTFKESDDERAPVYLLLPTGERANRVFVVGTLTEKEDVGEDSEYWRGRVVDPNGDTFFVYAGQYQPDAAAMLRELEAPAYVAIAGKPRTFEMDDGTVNVSLRPESITVVDESTRDRWVVETAERTLERIETFDDETNRYATMAKEQYERPIDTYRDNAIQALESLDTGGASGGNDDGANDGSTSDDAGEVADDNEPPMQ from the coding sequence ATGAGTGGCGCACCAACACGAGAAGTCGCACGCCGCACCTTCGCGGCGGAGTTCAACGACGCGAATTACACGTTCAAGGAATCGGACGACGAGCGCGCACCGGTCTACTTGCTCCTCCCCACGGGCGAGCGAGCGAACCGAGTCTTCGTCGTCGGGACCCTCACCGAAAAAGAGGACGTCGGCGAGGACAGCGAATACTGGCGTGGACGAGTCGTGGACCCGAACGGGGACACATTCTTCGTCTACGCAGGGCAGTACCAACCCGACGCCGCGGCCATGCTTCGAGAACTCGAAGCACCGGCCTACGTCGCCATCGCCGGGAAGCCCCGGACGTTCGAGATGGACGACGGAACGGTGAACGTCTCGCTTCGCCCCGAATCCATCACCGTGGTGGACGAATCGACGCGGGACCGCTGGGTGGTCGAAACCGCCGAGCGGACGCTCGAACGCATCGAAACGTTCGACGACGAGACGAACCGCTACGCGACGATGGCGAAAGAGCAGTACGAGCGACCCATCGACACGTACCGCGACAACGCGATTCAGGCGCTCGAAAGCCTGGATACCGGCGGCGCGAGTGGCGGAAACGACGACGGTGCCAACGATGGAAGCACCAGCGATGACGCCGGTGAGGTGGCGGACGACAACGAACCGCCGATGCAGTAG
- a CDS encoding replication factor A (Replication protein A protects and stabilize the intermediate ssDNA that is generated by the unwinding action of a DNA helicase at the replication fork. In addition, SSBs prevent the formation of secondary structures by single-stranded template DNA.): MTDVRQHAEEIHEQFSDHLDVTVDDVASRLDSLVNEYKVPMEEARRSVTSHYLDEAGLERDEIRTGGTSDVHVEDIETDEQWVDLTAKVVDLWDPRSDSVGQVGLLGDETGTIKFTKWAKSDLPELEEGKVYKLGNMVTDEYQGRYSVKLNRTTTIEELDTDIEVGDNSTEMEGALVDIQSGSGLIKRCPKEDCTRVLQNGRCSEHGEQDGEFDLRIKGVLDDGLDVHEVIFNEEATENLTGIELEEAKQMAMDALDTTVVADEMREMTLGHYYRVTGPTMGRYLLANDVELLSGPVDAEAALTKARSM, encoded by the coding sequence ATGACCGATGTGCGACAGCACGCAGAAGAAATTCACGAACAGTTCTCCGACCATCTGGACGTAACCGTTGACGACGTAGCCTCGCGTCTCGACAGCCTCGTCAACGAGTACAAAGTGCCCATGGAAGAGGCACGGCGAAGCGTCACCAGCCACTATCTGGACGAGGCTGGCCTCGAACGCGACGAGATTCGAACCGGCGGCACCAGCGACGTGCACGTCGAGGACATCGAAACCGACGAGCAGTGGGTGGACCTCACCGCGAAGGTCGTCGACCTCTGGGACCCCCGGAGCGATTCCGTGGGCCAAGTCGGACTCCTCGGCGACGAGACGGGCACCATCAAGTTCACCAAGTGGGCTAAATCCGACCTCCCCGAACTCGAAGAGGGAAAGGTCTACAAACTCGGCAACATGGTCACGGACGAGTACCAGGGCCGTTACTCGGTGAAACTCAACCGTACGACCACCATCGAGGAACTCGACACCGACATCGAAGTCGGCGACAACAGCACCGAGATGGAGGGTGCACTGGTGGACATCCAGTCCGGCAGTGGCCTCATCAAGCGCTGTCCCAAAGAGGACTGCACGCGCGTCCTCCAGAACGGCCGTTGTTCGGAACACGGCGAACAGGACGGCGAGTTCGACCTCCGAATCAAGGGCGTCTTGGACGATGGCCTCGACGTTCACGAGGTCATCTTCAACGAGGAGGCGACCGAGAACCTGACCGGCATCGAACTGGAGGAAGCCAAGCAGATGGCGATGGACGCACTCGACACGACCGTCGTGGCCGACGAAATGCGTGAGATGACGCTCGGCCACTACTACCGCGTGACGGGACCGACGATGGGTCGGTACCTGTTGGCGAACGACGTCGAACTGCTCTCCGGACCAGTGGATGCGGAAGCGGCGCTTACCAAAGCGAGGTCGATGTAA